A region of [Bacteroides] pectinophilus DNA encodes the following proteins:
- a CDS encoding ribulose-phosphate 3-epimerase, whose product MQFELTASMMCADYGHLEREIRELEMGGIDSFHIDIMDGRYVPNFAMSLNDMRYIAGATDKPLDVHLMIEHPNTHIGLFLKNLRRGDTVYIHPEAEYHPSTTLQTIIDAGMIPGIAINPGTSVETVFEMLRIVKKVLVMSVNPGNAGQMYLPYVGHKIDKLLSLKEDMDFEMYWDGACSAQRITEFAPKGMKGFVLGTTLLFGKDRPYKDIIEDIRNLRFRGQL is encoded by the coding sequence ATGCAATTTGAATTAACAGCATCCATGATGTGCGCTGATTACGGGCATCTGGAAAGAGAAATAAGAGAACTGGAGATGGGCGGCATAGACTCATTTCATATAGATATTATGGATGGACGATATGTGCCTAATTTTGCAATGTCACTTAATGATATGAGATACATAGCGGGGGCAACGGACAAGCCTTTGGATGTGCACCTTATGATTGAACATCCTAATACACACATAGGGCTGTTTCTTAAGAATCTGCGCAGGGGAGATACGGTGTACATCCATCCTGAAGCAGAATATCATCCTTCAACGACGTTGCAGACAATTATCGATGCAGGAATGATTCCGGGAATAGCAATTAATCCAGGAACATCAGTTGAGACGGTGTTTGAGATGCTGCGTATTGTAAAAAAGGTACTTGTTATGTCCGTCAATCCGGGGAATGCAGGTCAGATGTATCTGCCGTATGTAGGGCATAAGATAGACAAACTCCTTTCCTTAAAAGAAGACATGGATTTTGAGATGTACTGGGATGGAGCATGCAGCGCACAGAGAATTACGGAGTTTGCACCAAAAGGCATGAAAGGTTTTGTGCTCGGAACCACGCTGCTGTTTGGAAAGGACAGGCCATACAAAGATATAATAGAAGATATACGCAATCTAAGATTCAGGGGACAGTTATGA
- a CDS encoding galactitol-1-phosphate 5-dehydrogenase — MKAWVLHDTDDIRYEDVDMPRLRDGEVLVKVMAAGICGSDIPRIYKTGAHSMPLIPGHEFAGRVIAVDNGSNSDYCNSAGDDGTWLNKRVGIFPLIPCRQCVACRKGMYEMCRNYSYLGSRCNGGFAEYAAVPAANLIELPDNVSYQDAAMLEPSAVACHAIRRVLSGNVEAADDVSIAVCGLGTIGMLIVMLLKSRGYDNIFVIGNKSSQKAMTANLDIPEDNFYDIREGISSGCDAAEWLMEKTDGSGVDVFFECVGKNETVNWAVNSAACGGSICFVGNPYSDMNFDKQTYWKILRNQLHVTGTWNSSFTGDDDDDWHYVLKSIGSGSIMPSKLITHRFRINELESGLKIMRDKSEDYIKIMSVMN, encoded by the coding sequence ATGAAAGCATGGGTGCTTCATGATACAGATGACATAAGATATGAGGATGTGGATATGCCACGGCTAAGAGACGGAGAGGTGCTTGTTAAAGTTATGGCAGCGGGAATATGCGGTTCGGATATTCCACGTATATATAAGACCGGTGCACATAGTATGCCGCTTATTCCGGGACATGAATTTGCCGGACGCGTTATTGCTGTGGATAATGGCAGTAATTCTGATTATTGTAATTCTGCGGGAGATGATGGCACGTGGCTTAATAAAAGAGTAGGAATATTCCCTCTTATTCCATGCAGGCAGTGTGTGGCATGCAGAAAAGGAATGTATGAGATGTGCCGCAATTACAGTTATCTTGGCTCAAGATGTAATGGCGGTTTTGCTGAGTACGCGGCAGTTCCGGCAGCTAATCTTATAGAGCTTCCGGATAATGTTTCTTATCAGGACGCAGCAATGCTTGAACCGTCTGCAGTTGCATGTCATGCAATAAGGCGTGTGCTTTCCGGTAATGTGGAAGCAGCTGATGATGTAAGTATTGCCGTCTGCGGACTTGGAACTATTGGCATGCTTATTGTCATGCTTTTGAAAAGCCGCGGATATGACAATATATTTGTAATCGGGAATAAGTCATCACAGAAGGCTATGACAGCAAATCTTGATATTCCGGAAGATAATTTTTATGATATACGGGAAGGAATTTCAAGTGGATGTGATGCAGCTGAGTGGCTGATGGAAAAGACAGATGGCAGCGGAGTTGACGTCTTTTTTGAGTGTGTCGGTAAGAATGAGACAGTTAATTGGGCGGTTAATTCAGCAGCCTGTGGGGGAAGTATATGTTTTGTCGGCAATCCGTATTCAGATATGAATTTTGATAAGCAGACCTATTGGAAGATACTGCGCAATCAGCTTCATGTTACCGGAACATGGAATTCATCATTTACGGGTGACGATGATGATGACTGGCATTATGTCCTTAAGAGTATCGGCAGTGGCAGCATCATGCCATCTAAGCTGATAACGCACAGGTTCAGGATAAATGAACTTGAGAGCGGGCTTAAGATTATGCGTGACAAGTCAGAAGATTATATAAAGATTATGTCTGTTATGAATTAG
- a CDS encoding 2-C-methyl-D-erythritol 4-phosphate cytidylyltransferase produces the protein MNIALILSGGRGLRLGADIPKQYIEAGGRTIISYCIETIAESSYIDAVQIVADDMWHDRIRKDIDYYDDSHKFRGFTEPGQTRQLSIFNGLESIRKYADDSDVVFIHDAARPCLSGELIESCVSRLTGGNNNEAAEYDGVLPVLPMKDTIYMSNDGMHVDSLLDRSTLFAGQAPELFRLGRYYEANKALLPDRIYSINGSTEPAVIAGMNIAVIPGDENNYKITTNADLERFITAINAGKNGD, from the coding sequence ATGAATATTGCACTTATATTATCGGGCGGACGTGGTCTGCGGCTTGGTGCAGATATACCAAAGCAGTATATAGAGGCTGGCGGACGTACAATTATTTCATACTGCATAGAAACGATTGCAGAAAGCAGTTATATAGATGCTGTTCAGATTGTTGCAGATGATATGTGGCATGACAGGATAAGAAAAGACATTGATTATTATGATGACAGTCATAAGTTCAGAGGATTCACAGAACCGGGACAGACACGTCAGCTTTCAATATTCAATGGACTTGAAAGCATACGAAAGTATGCAGATGACTCGGATGTTGTATTTATTCACGATGCAGCAAGACCGTGCCTGAGTGGTGAACTGATAGAAAGCTGTGTGAGCAGACTTACAGGCGGCAATAATAATGAAGCAGCGGAATATGACGGAGTGCTTCCGGTTCTGCCAATGAAGGATACCATATACATGAGTAATGATGGAATGCATGTAGATTCACTGCTTGACAGAAGTACACTTTTTGCGGGGCAGGCACCGGAACTGTTCAGATTAGGCAGATATTATGAAGCCAATAAAGCACTGCTGCCTGACAGAATATATTCGATAAATGGTTCCACGGAGCCGGCTGTTATTGCCGGAATGAATATAGCAGTGATTCCGGGAGATGAGAACAACTATAAGATTACAACTAATGCAGATCTTGAAAGATTTATAACAGCAATTAATGCGGGTAAGAACGGAGATTAG
- a CDS encoding LicD family protein, with protein sequence MRKIILFGTGKYGLEALDYFGSDNVAFFADNNVNIQGSFIRDIEVIAPSRLNGYADNAIIVLAAGYSICTQMEYQLKSMEIEKYVVYRYLREHLAPEGNKTSKDFMDEFQTDAGIYRLMYLYADNLHKCSEERIEFFMRTADVRGVKPAGGRLRIRQTELLDATLKVKNLAESIGIHLMLGEGNLIGAVRNGGFVPWDDDMDLLLMRDDYKRLIDYCNLNGMLYVSSSLEMNQNDNYRETVRKMYDENKEILFTLNGSFLAAYVKSSNGSSYPYIVDIFPLDYYNESCTYDDLRKYVNECSVYCRKSMMSFKERIEYNDRIAHDGGFVSEVPTGRIGYGIETFFVVSACSGFCRADAVLPVTGISFEGHDFAAPSKPEEFLKMEYGDIYRWPLDAGQTAHGTGRHYIQYRHFDNPVYIACLQDMSDIHDRTGNTIIVEKYKIKDIAEYFAIIDKLEEEESNYYVYS encoded by the coding sequence TAACAACGTAAATATACAGGGAAGCTTCATAAGAGACATAGAGGTTATTGCACCTTCGAGGCTTAATGGTTATGCAGATAATGCAATAATTGTGCTTGCTGCCGGTTATTCGATATGTACCCAGATGGAATACCAGCTAAAGAGTATGGAAATTGAAAAATACGTAGTATACAGATATTTAAGAGAGCATCTTGCACCGGAGGGGAATAAGACATCTAAGGATTTTATGGATGAATTTCAGACTGATGCGGGAATATACAGGCTTATGTATCTTTATGCAGATAATTTACATAAATGTTCAGAGGAAAGAATAGAATTTTTCATGCGCACGGCAGATGTCAGAGGAGTTAAGCCTGCTGGAGGAAGACTTAGAATAAGACAGACGGAATTACTGGATGCAACATTAAAGGTAAAGAATCTGGCTGAATCAATCGGTATACATCTTATGCTGGGCGAGGGCAACCTTATTGGGGCAGTGCGCAATGGAGGATTTGTACCATGGGATGACGACATGGATTTACTGCTGATGCGGGATGATTATAAAAGGCTTATAGATTATTGTAATCTAAATGGCATGCTGTATGTATCATCTTCATTAGAGATGAATCAGAATGATAATTACAGGGAAACTGTCCGGAAAATGTATGATGAAAATAAAGAAATATTATTCACACTTAACGGCAGTTTTCTCGCAGCGTATGTAAAGAGCAGTAATGGCAGCAGTTATCCGTATATTGTCGACATTTTCCCATTGGATTATTATAATGAAAGCTGTACGTATGATGATCTTAGAAAATACGTTAATGAGTGTTCTGTATATTGCAGGAAAAGCATGATGAGCTTTAAGGAAAGAATAGAATATAATGACAGGATAGCGCATGACGGAGGATTTGTATCAGAAGTACCTACAGGAAGAATAGGATACGGAATAGAGACATTTTTTGTTGTCAGTGCGTGCAGCGGTTTCTGCAGGGCAGATGCTGTATTGCCTGTAACAGGAATATCTTTTGAAGGACATGATTTTGCAGCGCCTTCTAAGCCGGAAGAATTTCTTAAGATGGAGTATGGTGACATATACAGGTGGCCATTAGATGCAGGGCAGACGGCACATGGAACCGGAAGGCATTATATTCAGTATAGGCATTTTGATAATCCGGTATACATAGCATGCCTGCAGGATATGAGTGATATACATGATAGGACAGGGAACACAATAATAGTTGAAAAATATAAAATAAAAGATATAGCTGAATATTTTGCAATTATTGATAAGCTTGAGGAAGAAGAGAGTAATTACTATGTATATTCATAA